In one Pseudomonadota bacterium genomic region, the following are encoded:
- the pheT gene encoding phenylalanine--tRNA ligase subunit beta, whose translation MKFTTEWLSQYIDSGLTAAALSHRLTMAGLEVDSVCELFRDLGDTVKVAKILSAEKHPDADKLTVCTIQVGAENRRVVCGAPNARAGMLTAIALPGAVLQNGLIIKKSKIRGEISEGMLCSEKDLGVSEDHSGIMEIPGDFESGVSLVDVLGLADTAIEVDLTPNRPDCASVIGIAREVGGFVNKKINHPVQGPLPELTGENIPFSVDVLDQEACPRYAARMLKGVTIGPSPWWLKKRLLAVGQRPINNIVDVTNFVMLELGQPLHAFDFDMLHGGKIIVRNAKPDEKIISLDGTERQLDSEMLMICDAEKPVAIAGVMGGKGSQVTDDTINILLESAYFSPISIRRTVRSLNMGTDSSYRFERGVDPEGIPVALERAIRLMQEIAGGEIVVNGVDCCGAIPAQPKLSLRVQRVCDMLGMEISADVISELLQSIEFDVVKTNGKVLTIEPPSFRVDIEREIDLIEEVARLVGYNNIPISLPVSPMSFPETGTGRRLRKKVADIMTALGFYEAINYSFVSENHFDMLGLDKNDSGRDCVRLMNPLAEDQSVMRRSLVPGLLENVKRNINHQNVDVQLFELGKVFIPTKDPQPLEEQRLTAMISGRRNQGFPLLYAGTEKADLYDLKGVIQSLLHALRLDTVSFAADEQKLPYAKDGNCLYLKAAKVIIGCFGYIAKDVLKEFGIKQDVLFMDLSLTRISELKARSKAFEPLPRFPAVKWDIAVVVPEAVGGGELLQTISDFDNPLVEKAEIFDIFRGKSVEHGYKSVAVSITYRSREQTLEDDMVAAVHKNITNLLVSRFQGKLREV comes from the coding sequence ATGAAATTTACCACAGAATGGCTTTCGCAATATATTGACTCCGGCCTGACCGCAGCTGCATTGTCCCACCGGCTTACCATGGCCGGTCTTGAGGTTGATTCGGTGTGCGAACTTTTCCGGGATTTGGGCGATACGGTCAAGGTTGCAAAAATTCTTTCCGCTGAAAAACATCCTGATGCCGACAAATTAACGGTTTGTACTATTCAGGTGGGCGCTGAGAACAGGAGAGTTGTCTGCGGTGCTCCCAATGCCCGTGCAGGTATGCTTACCGCCATTGCTCTGCCAGGGGCGGTTCTGCAAAATGGACTCATCATAAAGAAAAGTAAGATCCGTGGCGAGATTTCCGAAGGTATGCTCTGTTCGGAAAAAGATTTAGGTGTCAGCGAAGATCATTCCGGGATCATGGAAATTCCCGGGGATTTCGAAAGCGGCGTATCCCTGGTTGATGTGCTGGGCCTTGCTGATACCGCCATTGAAGTCGATCTGACTCCCAACCGCCCGGATTGTGCCAGCGTTATCGGTATTGCCCGTGAGGTCGGCGGCTTTGTGAACAAAAAAATAAATCATCCGGTCCAGGGTCCTCTGCCGGAATTGACCGGGGAAAATATCCCTTTTTCCGTTGATGTCTTGGACCAGGAAGCCTGCCCACGCTATGCGGCCCGGATGCTCAAGGGTGTAACCATCGGCCCTTCACCCTGGTGGCTGAAAAAACGGCTTCTTGCCGTGGGGCAGCGGCCGATCAATAACATTGTTGATGTTACTAATTTTGTGATGCTTGAATTAGGGCAACCGCTTCATGCCTTTGACTTTGATATGTTGCACGGTGGAAAGATTATTGTCCGCAACGCCAAACCCGATGAGAAAATTATATCCCTTGACGGCACAGAGCGTCAGCTCGACTCCGAGATGCTGATGATCTGCGATGCGGAAAAACCTGTGGCAATAGCCGGAGTCATGGGTGGCAAAGGATCACAGGTAACAGATGACACCATAAATATCCTTCTTGAAAGCGCTTATTTCTCGCCGATCAGCATCAGGCGGACGGTGCGCAGCTTGAATATGGGCACGGATTCCTCCTATCGTTTTGAGCGGGGCGTTGATCCCGAAGGTATCCCTGTTGCACTGGAGCGGGCTATCCGGCTCATGCAGGAAATTGCCGGCGGTGAAATTGTCGTAAACGGTGTTGACTGCTGCGGCGCAATACCAGCTCAGCCAAAACTTTCACTTCGCGTGCAGCGGGTCTGCGATATGCTTGGCATGGAGATTTCCGCCGATGTTATTTCAGAGCTTCTGCAAAGTATCGAGTTTGATGTAGTAAAAACCAACGGAAAGGTTCTGACGATAGAGCCTCCGAGTTTCAGGGTTGATATCGAGCGTGAAATAGATTTGATCGAAGAGGTGGCGCGGCTTGTAGGCTACAATAATATCCCGATATCCCTTCCGGTGTCGCCCATGAGTTTTCCTGAAACCGGCACCGGCCGCCGGCTCCGGAAGAAGGTTGCTGATATCATGACCGCCCTGGGATTTTATGAGGCGATCAATTACAGTTTCGTTTCTGAGAATCATTTTGATATGCTGGGCCTTGATAAAAATGACTCCGGCAGGGACTGCGTCCGATTGATGAATCCACTTGCCGAGGACCAGAGCGTCATGCGCAGGAGTCTTGTGCCAGGCCTTCTAGAAAACGTCAAACGCAATATCAATCATCAGAATGTCGATGTCCAGCTGTTTGAGCTGGGAAAAGTTTTTATACCAACAAAAGATCCGCAACCACTTGAGGAACAACGCCTCACAGCGATGATCAGCGGCAGGCGCAACCAGGGTTTTCCTCTGCTTTATGCCGGGACGGAAAAAGCAGATCTTTATGATTTGAAAGGTGTAATCCAATCGCTGTTGCATGCATTACGTTTAGATACTGTTTCTTTTGCGGCTGATGAGCAAAAACTGCCGTATGCCAAGGATGGAAACTGTTTATATCTTAAGGCTGCCAAGGTAATTATCGGTTGCTTCGGATATATTGCCAAGGATGTTCTTAAGGAGTTCGGAATCAAACAGGATGTGCTGTTTATGGATCTGAGCCTTACGCGGATTTCCGAACTCAAAGCCCGGTCCAAGGCATTTGAGCCCCTCCCAAGGTTCCCGGCGGTAAAATGGGACATTGCCGTCGTTGTTCCCGAAGCTGTGGGCGGCGGTGAATTGCTGCAAACAATTTCCGACTTTGATAATCCTTTGGTTGAGAAAGCGGAAATTTTTGATATCTTCAGAGGTAAGTCCGTTGAACACGGATATAAAAGTGTCGCGGTATCCATAACCTATCGATCCAGGGAGCAAACTCTGGAGGATGACATGGTTGCCGCGGTTCATAAAAATATTACTAATTTACTTGTATCCCGTTTTCAGGGTAAGTTACGTGAGGTATAG
- the pheS gene encoding phenylalanine--tRNA ligase subunit alpha: MEEELLRLKTEALDSLAACTDAGELEPFRVQYLGRKGGAITLLMRKLGEVSAEDRPRLGQLANAIKKEIESRLAETATALEVGTAAVKGVNVALLADMSLPGRSHAFGKLHPVTQIMEEVCGIFEGLGFSVVEGPDVETDFYNFEALNIPQHHPARDMHDTFYISESILLRTHTSPMQIRAMETQKPPLKIIAPGKVYRCDSDITHTPMFHQVEGFLVDKKVSFADLKGVLSVFIARMFDKQTAIRFRPSFFPFTEPSAEVDIACVICKGKGCRVCKQTGWLEILGAGLIDPEVFRMVGYDPEEYSGFAFGLGIERIAMLKYGINDIRLYYENDLRFLSQF, from the coding sequence ATGGAAGAAGAACTCCTTCGCCTGAAAACCGAAGCCCTTGACAGCCTTGCCGCCTGCACCGATGCAGGGGAGCTGGAGCCCTTCAGGGTTCAATATCTCGGCCGTAAGGGCGGCGCCATAACCCTTTTGATGCGAAAGCTGGGGGAAGTGTCCGCTGAAGACAGACCCAGGCTTGGTCAGCTGGCAAATGCGATCAAGAAAGAAATTGAGAGCAGATTAGCCGAAACCGCCACAGCTCTTGAGGTCGGCACTGCAGCCGTAAAAGGCGTCAATGTCGCGCTTCTGGCGGATATGTCTCTGCCGGGCAGGTCTCATGCCTTCGGCAAGCTGCATCCGGTTACGCAGATAATGGAGGAAGTCTGCGGTATCTTTGAAGGGCTTGGTTTTTCCGTAGTTGAAGGGCCGGATGTTGAGACGGATTTCTATAATTTCGAAGCGCTCAATATTCCCCAACATCATCCGGCCCGCGACATGCACGACACTTTTTATATCAGTGAGTCCATCCTGCTGCGCACCCATACCTCGCCCATGCAGATTCGGGCCATGGAAACCCAGAAGCCGCCGCTTAAAATAATTGCTCCAGGCAAAGTCTATCGCTGCGATTCCGATATCACTCATACTCCAATGTTTCATCAAGTTGAGGGTTTTCTGGTGGATAAAAAAGTTTCTTTTGCGGACTTGAAGGGTGTGCTCTCGGTATTTATTGCCAGGATGTTTGATAAGCAGACCGCCATTCGTTTCAGGCCGAGCTTTTTCCCCTTTACCGAACCCAGCGCTGAAGTTGATATCGCCTGTGTGATCTGTAAAGGCAAGGGTTGCCGGGTCTGTAAGCAAACCGGTTGGCTGGAGATTCTTGGAGCAGGGCTTATAGATCCGGAAGTCTTTCGGATGGTGGGCTATGATCCGGAAGAATATTCGGGATTCGCCTTCGGACTCGGTATCGAACGGATCGCCATGTTGAAATACGGGATTAATGATATCCGGCTGTATTATGAAAACGATCTACGTTTTCTGTCGCAGTTTTAA
- the thrS gene encoding threonine--tRNA ligase, with translation MSEITLSIPDGDSRTFPAGITAEEALRDLLSKKQRKKTVAVKINQEICDLSRALSADTELVPVFDDTDEGLAIIRHSAAHVMAQAVIDLYGSDVKVAIGPSISDGFYYDFDNVTFTPDDFEKIEERMLSIIGSANAFVRKEISLADAIQMFEQAGQGFKVELLKEMELETVSTYQQGGFVDLCRGPHVPHTGWIKAFKLIKVAGAYWRGDEKNQMLQRLYGTAFADPKALKKYLDNLEEAKNRDHRKLGRELELFTIQDQIGPGLILWMPKGAMLRKIIEDFWKDEHYRNGYELLYTPHIAKRDLWQTSGHLDFYGENMYAAMDIDGVSYQIKPMNCPFHIAIYKAAKRSYREFPIRWCELGTVYRYERTGTLHGLMRVRGFTQDDAHIFCRVDQLEGEIFNILDLNLSVLKTFGFDQYDIYLSTRPEKYVGNDEHWEKATEALKLALEKKGLAYEIDPGEGVFYGPKIDIKIKDVLGRSWQCSTIQVDFNLPERFEIGYTGEDGKEHQPIMIHRALMGSLERFFGVMIEHYAGAFPVWMAPAQARVLNITDSQLGYVDEVYNELRQAGVRVEKDIRNEKLNYKIREAQLKKIPFMLIVGDKEMESRTVTVRLRDGKNLPAMTIDEFAGMIRQEVSGKI, from the coding sequence ATGAGTGAGATTACACTCTCGATACCGGATGGAGATTCAAGGACTTTTCCGGCAGGAATTACCGCTGAAGAAGCTCTAAGGGATTTGCTTTCCAAAAAGCAGCGCAAGAAGACCGTTGCCGTTAAAATCAACCAAGAAATCTGCGATCTTTCCCGGGCTTTGAGTGCCGATACAGAACTTGTGCCGGTTTTTGATGACACCGATGAGGGTCTTGCGATCATTCGGCACAGCGCTGCCCATGTCATGGCCCAGGCGGTTATCGATTTGTATGGATCGGATGTAAAGGTTGCAATCGGTCCTTCGATTTCGGACGGCTTTTATTACGATTTTGATAACGTCACCTTTACCCCGGACGATTTTGAAAAGATCGAAGAAAGAATGCTGTCGATCATCGGCTCGGCCAATGCATTTGTGCGGAAAGAAATTTCCTTAGCCGATGCAATACAGATGTTTGAGCAGGCGGGTCAGGGCTTTAAGGTGGAACTCCTTAAAGAGATGGAACTGGAGACGGTTTCCACTTATCAGCAGGGTGGATTTGTCGATCTCTGCCGCGGCCCCCATGTGCCGCATACCGGCTGGATAAAGGCCTTCAAGCTGATCAAGGTTGCCGGCGCTTACTGGCGCGGCGATGAAAAGAATCAGATGCTGCAGCGTTTATACGGAACAGCCTTTGCTGATCCAAAGGCATTAAAGAAATATCTCGATAATCTTGAGGAAGCCAAAAACCGCGATCACCGGAAACTCGGCCGCGAGCTTGAGCTTTTCACCATTCAGGACCAGATTGGACCGGGCCTGATCCTCTGGATGCCAAAAGGGGCGATGCTCAGGAAAATTATCGAAGACTTCTGGAAGGACGAGCATTATCGCAACGGCTATGAATTACTCTATACACCGCATATAGCCAAGCGCGACCTCTGGCAGACCAGCGGCCATCTTGATTTCTACGGTGAAAACATGTACGCGGCCATGGATATTGATGGAGTGAGCTATCAGATCAAGCCGATGAACTGTCCTTTTCATATAGCAATTTATAAGGCGGCCAAAAGAAGTTATCGGGAATTCCCGATCCGCTGGTGTGAACTGGGCACCGTGTATCGTTACGAGCGCACCGGAACTCTGCATGGTTTGATGCGGGTCAGGGGATTTACCCAGGACGACGCCCATATTTTCTGCAGGGTGGATCAGCTTGAAGGGGAGATTTTCAACATTCTTGATCTGAACTTGAGCGTCCTCAAGACCTTTGGTTTTGATCAGTACGATATTTATCTCTCCACGCGGCCTGAAAAATATGTCGGAAACGATGAGCATTGGGAGAAAGCCACTGAGGCGCTCAAGCTTGCCCTTGAAAAAAAGGGCCTGGCGTATGAGATAGATCCCGGCGAGGGTGTTTTTTACGGACCCAAGATTGATATCAAAATCAAGGATGTTCTGGGGCGTTCCTGGCAGTGCTCGACAATTCAGGTTGATTTTAATCTTCCTGAACGTTTTGAAATCGGTTATACCGGCGAGGATGGCAAAGAACATCAGCCGATCATGATTCATCGGGCTTTGATGGGTTCGCTGGAACGTTTTTTTGGCGTGATGATCGAGCATTATGCCGGCGCATTTCCAGTATGGATGGCTCCTGCTCAGGCGAGGGTTCTTAATATTACTGATTCTCAGCTGGGATATGTTGACGAGGTCTATAATGAACTCCGTCAAGCAGGGGTTCGGGTTGAAAAGGATATCCGAAACGAGAAGTTGAATTATAAAATTCGAGAGGCGCAGCTTAAAAAAATACCCTTCATGTTGATTGTCGGCGACAAGGAAATGGAGTCCCGCACTGTTACGGTCCGTTTACGGGATGGCAAGAATCTTCCGGCAATGACAATTGATGAGTTTGCAGGGATGATTCGTCAAGAGGTTTCGGGTAAGATTTAA
- a CDS encoding MerR family transcriptional regulator: MGTETSQSIPEKNYFKISEVCRLTGVKQHVLRYWESEFAIIKPQRASSKQRLYRKVDVENILRIKRLLKVEGFTIPGARKFLAENLEPQPKIQSGNQIESKKQLFREIKTELADLKSLLEKSKED, encoded by the coding sequence TTGGGAACCGAGACCTCGCAGAGCATTCCGGAGAAGAATTATTTTAAAATCAGTGAAGTCTGCCGGCTCACCGGAGTCAAGCAGCATGTACTTCGCTATTGGGAATCGGAATTCGCCATCATCAAACCTCAGCGGGCGTCTTCCAAGCAGCGCCTGTACCGAAAGGTTGATGTAGAAAATATTCTGCGGATTAAAAGACTGCTCAAGGTGGAAGGCTTTACGATCCCCGGTGCCAGGAAATTTCTGGCGGAAAATCTCGAGCCGCAACCCAAAATCCAGTCCGGAAACCAGATCGAATCCAAAAAGCAGCTCTTTAGGGAAATAAAGACAGAGCTTGCGGATTTAAAAAGTTTGCTTGAGAAATCAAAGGAAGATTGA
- a CDS encoding RES family NAD+ phosphorylase yields MSTDVDIEELREQKICCDCVGEDFLGDQISNTGKNATCSYCAEKEKCISVEELSERIETAFDQHYYRTSDQPTPLQYSMLSDRESNYEWYREGQEVVMAIMDAASIPEKAASDIQKILEEKYDDFDSAAMGEETEFSPDSHYEESGVDGGRWWADWEEFQRSLKTESRFFNRSASSLLEEVFNGIDSMRTQGGRALIVDAGPDTEFTEVYRARSFQLNERLVESLGRPDMHLGSPPSTEARAGRMNADGISVFYGSNNPETALAEIRPPVGCQVAVARFSFIQQIRLLDLTALSNVTTTGSIFDPTYIDLLEQTMFLRNLSSLITIPVMPDHETLEYLATQAIADFLATENAPLLDGILFPSVQTPDEGLNFVLFHKAARVETIELPPGTRVDVDLGQIYEEGWEREYSVSEAVPPQKDEPKKGGFLDFDDEDFSLQSDLRPPTLKIDLGSVHIHLVKSVNYETKKYPVTRHRWETGNTDF; encoded by the coding sequence ATGTCCACAGATGTCGATATCGAGGAGCTCAGGGAACAAAAAATTTGTTGTGATTGTGTGGGGGAAGATTTTCTTGGTGATCAAATCTCCAACACCGGAAAGAATGCGACATGCTCTTATTGTGCTGAAAAGGAGAAATGTATCAGCGTTGAAGAGCTATCCGAGCGTATCGAAACCGCCTTTGATCAGCACTACTATCGAACCTCAGATCAACCAACGCCTTTACAATACTCAATGTTGTCGGACAGGGAATCCAACTATGAATGGTATCGTGAAGGTCAAGAGGTTGTCATGGCAATCATGGATGCGGCAAGTATCCCAGAGAAAGCCGCTTCCGATATCCAGAAAATACTTGAAGAAAAATACGATGACTTTGACTCTGCCGCCATGGGCGAAGAAACGGAATTTTCTCCCGACTCACATTACGAAGAAAGTGGAGTGGATGGTGGGCGTTGGTGGGCTGATTGGGAGGAATTCCAGCGTTCACTGAAAACAGAGTCCCGTTTTTTCAACAGATCCGCTTCCAGTCTCTTAGAGGAAGTATTTAACGGAATAGACTCGATGCGGACTCAGGGTGGGCGTGCCCTTATAGTTGATGCCGGACCTGACACAGAATTCACTGAAGTATACCGTGCCAGGAGCTTTCAGTTGAATGAAAGGCTTGTTGAGTCTCTTGGGAGACCAGACATGCATCTCGGGTCTCCACCGTCTACTGAAGCCCGTGCTGGACGTATGAACGCAGACGGAATTTCTGTCTTCTACGGATCAAATAATCCGGAGACAGCACTCGCAGAAATTCGGCCGCCGGTAGGTTGCCAAGTGGCTGTTGCACGCTTCAGTTTTATTCAACAGATCCGGCTTCTTGACTTGACTGCGTTGAGCAATGTCACAACGACCGGTAGTATTTTTGACCCTACTTATATTGATCTACTCGAGCAAACAATGTTCCTACGGAATCTCAGCAGCTTAATCACTATCCCGGTGATGCCAGACCATGAGACGCTTGAATATCTTGCAACCCAAGCGATCGCCGATTTCCTTGCAACGGAAAATGCCCCTCTTTTAGATGGGATTCTCTTCCCTTCAGTTCAAACACCAGATGAAGGGTTAAATTTCGTTTTGTTCCATAAGGCAGCCCGCGTTGAGACAATCGAACTGCCTCCAGGAACGAGGGTCGACGTTGACCTTGGCCAGATATATGAGGAAGGATGGGAGCGTGAATATAGTGTGAGCGAGGCTGTGCCGCCCCAAAAAGATGAGCCTAAAAAAGGCGGCTTCTTAGACTTTGACGACGAGGATTTTTCACTACAAAGCGATCTACGTCCTCCGACTCTTAAAATTGACTTGGGTTCTGTTCACATCCATTTAGTCAAATCGGTAAATTATGAAACTAAGAAATATCCGGTTACTCGACACCGGTGGGAGACGGGAAATACGGATTTCTAA
- the infC gene encoding translation initiation factor IF-3, with the protein MKGKKKSSSKGREIRARVGNLIRCDAVRLIDEEGGQLGVVSVPDALAKAELAGLDLVEVSPTADPPVCRIMDYGKFRYEQSKKQQEAKKKQAVVEVKEIKLRPKTEKHDLDFKVRNIKKFLAQKNKVKVTLRFRGREIVYADSLGLDVLKKIAEDLGEDAVILQEPRMEGRQMVMYVGPK; encoded by the coding sequence ATTAAAGGCAAAAAAAAGAGTAGTAGCAAGGGCCGGGAAATCCGTGCCCGGGTTGGTAATCTGATCCGATGTGATGCGGTCAGGCTCATTGATGAAGAAGGCGGTCAGCTTGGTGTTGTTTCCGTTCCAGATGCATTGGCAAAAGCGGAACTGGCGGGATTGGACCTTGTGGAGGTGTCCCCAACTGCGGATCCTCCTGTCTGCCGGATAATGGATTACGGTAAGTTCCGTTACGAGCAGAGTAAAAAACAGCAGGAAGCAAAAAAGAAGCAGGCGGTTGTCGAAGTCAAAGAAATAAAACTTCGACCGAAAACGGAAAAACATGATCTTGATTTCAAGGTCAGGAACATTAAAAAATTCCTGGCGCAGAAAAACAAGGTAAAGGTGACCCTCCGTTTCCGGGGCCGTGAAATAGTTTACGCAGACAGTCTCGGCTTGGACGTACTAAAGAAAATAGCCGAAGATCTGGGAGAAGATGCGGTTATTCTACAGGAGCCGAGAATGGAAGGCAGACAGATGGTCATGTATGTCGGGCCCAAGTGA
- a CDS encoding integration host factor subunit alpha, whose translation MKRSNLTRKELAKAIHETMGFSQRGAGELVDSVFSKLKQKLLNEESVKLVHFGTFNVRNKSSRTGRNPRTGEAMEITKRSMVTFKPCKGLRKKINNEKKP comes from the coding sequence ATGAAACGATCAAATCTGACCCGTAAGGAACTGGCAAAAGCAATTCATGAGACCATGGGTTTTTCTCAGCGTGGTGCCGGCGAACTTGTTGATTCTGTTTTTTCTAAATTAAAGCAGAAACTCCTTAATGAAGAATCCGTAAAGCTTGTACATTTCGGTACATTTAATGTCAGAAACAAGTCATCTCGGACCGGGAGAAATCCCCGTACCGGAGAGGCTATGGAAATAACCAAGAGAAGTATGGTGACTTTCAAGCCTTGCAAGGGATTGCGGAAAAAGATTAATAACGAAAAAAAGCCGTAG
- the rplT gene encoding 50S ribosomal protein L20, translated as MPRVTRGFKARHRRNKILKMAKGYIGARHRLFKTATEAVDRALVYAYRDRRTKKRDFRRLWIVRIGAAARLNGISYSTLICGLKKANIELDRKVLSNMAILDPKAFSQVTKLATA; from the coding sequence ATGCCCAGGGTAACACGCGGCTTTAAAGCACGCCACAGAAGAAACAAAATATTGAAAATGGCCAAAGGCTATATCGGTGCCAGGCATCGTCTTTTTAAGACAGCCACTGAGGCGGTTGACCGCGCGCTGGTTTACGCCTATCGTGATCGTCGTACCAAAAAACGTGATTTCCGTAGATTATGGATTGTAAGAATCGGCGCTGCTGCACGCTTGAACGGTATTTCGTACAGCACTTTGATCTGCGGGTTGAAAAAAGCTAATATTGAGTTGGACCGCAAAGTTCTATCCAATATGGCTATTTTGGATCCCAAGGCATTTTCACAGGTTACTAAACTGGCGACCGCATAA
- the recR gene encoding recombination mediator RecR: MNILPAALDRLIADLSRLPGIGKKSATRLALYILRRPADEARNLARDLAELHETIRLCANCFAFSESEPCAICSDTRRDSKIVCVVEESADLIAIEKTGAFRGQYHILHGALSPMDGIGPEEIKINALLARVRRHKIEEVLIATSSTVPGEATAAYLVHRLSAVPVKITRLAFGIPMGMDIKYADELTLSKAIESRKAAEI, encoded by the coding sequence ATGAATATTCTTCCTGCAGCCCTGGACAGACTTATTGCCGATCTCAGTCGTCTTCCCGGAATCGGTAAAAAATCCGCGACACGCCTGGCGCTTTACATTCTCAGGAGGCCCGCCGATGAAGCCCGGAATCTGGCCCGGGACCTGGCCGAGCTCCATGAAACTATCCGGTTATGCGCCAATTGTTTTGCCTTCTCGGAATCGGAACCATGTGCTATCTGCAGTGATACCCGGCGCGATTCGAAAATCGTCTGCGTCGTGGAGGAATCTGCCGATCTTATTGCCATAGAAAAAACCGGCGCCTTCCGCGGGCAATATCATATTCTGCACGGCGCGCTTTCGCCAATGGATGGAATCGGCCCTGAAGAGATAAAAATCAATGCGTTGCTTGCAAGGGTCAGACGTCATAAAATAGAGGAGGTGCTGATCGCAACCAGTTCCACTGTGCCCGGTGAGGCGACTGCCGCCTATCTTGTGCACAGACTTTCAGCGGTTCCGGTGAAAATTACCAGGCTGGCCTTTGGGATTCCCATGGGAATGGATATTAAATATGCCGACGAACTTACCCTCTCAAAGGCAATAGAAAGCAGGAAGGCAGCTGAAATATAA
- a CDS encoding YbaB/EbfC family nucleoid-associated protein, producing MDMSQIMKQAQEFQKNLAKSQEELAGKKVSSSVGGGMVTATVNGRHELISLVIEKEVIDPSDPVMLQDLVMSAVNDAMRKAGELAKSELGKLTGGMNIPGLF from the coding sequence ATGGATATGAGTCAGATAATGAAGCAGGCCCAGGAATTCCAGAAAAATCTGGCAAAATCCCAGGAGGAGCTTGCGGGCAAGAAGGTTTCTTCCTCAGTGGGTGGCGGCATGGTCACCGCAACAGTAAATGGCAGGCACGAGCTGATTTCCCTGGTCATCGAAAAAGAGGTCATTGACCCGTCTGACCCGGTGATGTTGCAGGATCTGGTGATGTCAGCAGTAAACGATGCAATGCGAAAAGCGGGAGAGCTTGCTAAATCCGAATTGGGCAAACTGACCGGCGGAATGAATATCCCCGGTCTGTTTTAA
- the rpmI gene encoding 50S ribosomal protein L35: protein MPKMKTNRAAAKRFKASGTGKIVRNKAYASHILTKKSTKRKRNLRKSGIVDPTNVKAVKRMLPYL, encoded by the coding sequence ATGCCGAAGATGAAAACCAACAGAGCGGCGGCAAAACGTTTTAAAGCCAGCGGCACCGGGAAGATCGTCCGCAATAAGGCTTATGCCAGCCATATCCTTACCAAGAAATCAACCAAACGAAAGAGAAATTTACGCAAGTCCGGCATCGTTGACCCGACCAATGTCAAGGCTGTTAAGAGAATGCTGCCATACCTGTAA
- a CDS encoding helix-turn-helix domain-containing protein — MKFFDKLIEIRRTAKKSQKEMAEDLGIGYRTLQRYEEGKNIPKGLGFFLELINMGYSLDWLFTGDGEKHRFVNPEFAPILREINLWLDVISKKDEGYNDWFRIEFCKRFPEFVEWTENDGSEKINSIRRHYL, encoded by the coding sequence ATGAAATTTTTTGACAAACTTATAGAAATCAGAAGAACTGCGAAGAAGAGCCAAAAGGAAATGGCAGAGGATTTGGGAATCGGCTACAGGACTCTTCAAAGGTATGAAGAGGGTAAGAATATCCCTAAAGGTCTAGGCTTCTTTCTTGAACTTATTAATATGGGGTATAGCCTTGATTGGTTATTCACTGGTGATGGTGAAAAACATAGATTTGTTAATCCTGAATTTGCACCAATCTTAAGAGAAATCAACTTATGGCTTGATGTGATATCTAAAAAGGATGAGGGCTATAACGATTGGTTTAGAATAGAATTTTGCAAACGTTTTCCAGAATTTGTGGAATGGACGGAGAATGATGGCTCAGAAAAGATTAATAGTATCAGAAGACATTATCTTTAA